The DNA segment GTAGACGGCCGCCGGGTTGCAGGCGTAGCCGCGGTGCCAGTACGCCGAGTAGAGGACCAGCGTCTCGTCCACCGGCAGGCGCAGCTGCCAGCGGTAGTAGAGGCGGTGCAGCTGCTCACGACCGGTCCGCAGGTTCTGGCGGGTGCGGCGCACCTTGCGCCGGGCCAGGGTCCGCCACCGGTTGACCGCCTTGAGCAGCTCGAAGGTCCGGTAACGCCCGCTTCCCACCAGCCGGTGCTTGACACCCTCGATACCACCCGGCGCCGGGTAGCCGCCGGCCGGCAGGAACCGCTGGTAGGTGTCGCGCATCTGCTTGAAGAACTCCCGCCGGGCGCTGCCCTGGACGCGGTTCCGGTTGGCGAGCACCTTGAGGAAGTGCCAGACCATCTGCTGGAAGAGCACCGGGCGGACCACGTCGGGCTCCGGGCTCAGATCCGCGACCATCTCATGGGTACGGTTCCAGGCCGGGAAGATGGCGAAGTGGCCGTCCCCGAGGGTCCGGGTGGCCGCGCCGACCCGGCGCTGGCGGTAGTGCACGCAGACCCGGTCCAGGACGCTGATCCGCTCGGCGGCGGCGAGGGCACCGTAGGTGTAGGGCAGGTCCTCGTACCACCCCGGGTCGAAGTGGAACGCCAGCCGGTCCAGCAGCTCCCGCCGGACGATCTTGTTCCAGGCGACGTGCAGGACGCTGATGATCGGGGTCCAGCCGTGCAGCGTGAACACCTCGGGCGCGGCGCGGTACACCTTGCCGGCCGTGCTGGTGCGGGTCTTGCCCGTCCACGACTCGCGGACCCAGTCGACCAGCAGCACGTCCGGGTCGGTGCGGCGCAGCCGGTCGGCGACAGCGGCCAAGGCGCCGTCGTCGATCCAGTCGTCGGCGTCGAGGAACCACACGTACTCACCGGTCGCGTGCTGCAGGCCGATGTTGCGGGCCGGACCCTGTCCGACGTTGTCTTCCAGGGTGACGACGGTGAGGCGCGGGTCGCGGGCGGCGTACTCGGCCAGGATGGACGCGCTCGCGTCCGGGGAACAGTCGTTCACGGCGACCACTTGCACGTCGGTGAAGGACTGATCGAGCAGGGATTCGAGGCAACGGCGCAGGTAACCCTGAACCCCGTGAACCGGGACCACGACGCTGACGAAGGGCATGTGCTTCTACTCTCGATTTTCACAGGCAAGGGGTGGAGCCGGGAAGCTACCAAGAACCGCGTCGATATTCATCTACTACTCGCCGTGTGTTCGAATTAGCGCAAGATCAGGCAGCCGGTCATTGACCCGAGGTGCAGTAATCAGGCAGAAGGCAACGGCTCTCCGCGGCGGCAGACTCGGATTCTCCAGAGACCGACCCGAGGAGAACCGCACCCCGATGACCGACAGATCATTGATCGGCCGCGAGCGGGAACTCGCCGACGTCATCGCGGTCGTCGACGCCGCCGCGCAGCGCCCCGCATCCATGCTGATCCACGGTGACGCCGGCATCGGCAAGTCCGCCCTGCTGGCCGCGGCGTCGTCGGCGGCCCGCCGCCGAGGACACCGGACCGTGTCGCTGCGTGCCGGTGTGCTGCGCCCGTTCGCGCTCGCCGGCGACCTGATGGAGGTGCCGGCCGGCGCGCGCTGCGGCCCGGCGCTGGTCGGTGCCCTGCTGCGGACCCTGGACGAGATGTCCCGCGACCAGCCGGTGACGATCACCGCCGACGACGTGCACCTCGCCGACGCCGAGTCGCTGCGCCTGCTGGCCCACGTCGCCACGCACGGCTCCACCGAGCGATTCGCCCTACTGCTGACCGCGCGCGGTCACCGCCTGCGGGCCGGCACCGCGACCGGCGTGCCCCGCTACCCGCTGAATCCGCTCACCGAGGACGCCGCCGCCCGCCTCCTCGACGCCCTGTCCCGGCCGGACCGCGGCCGGCCGGACACCGCCGGCGGGCTGCACGTGCCGGCCCGGCTGCGGCTCGACGTGCTGCGCCGGGCCCGGGGCAATCCGCTCGCGCTGCGGCTGTTCGCCGACGACGCCGGGGTGCTGCCGGACGAGTTCCCCGACCTCGTGCGCAGTCTGCCGGCCGAGACCCGGTGGCTTCTGCTGCACGCGGCGCTCGCCGACGACGGCGAGCAGATCGGGACGCTGACGGCCGCGGCGGGCGGCTCCCGGGACCTGCGGGGCTGGGCGCCGGCCGAGAGAGCGGGGCTGGTGGTCGTACGGGAAGGGCTCGTGCACTTCCGGGACCCGCTCGTCCGGGCGGCGTGCGTGACCGGCCGGGGCCCGCACGACGTGGTCCGCGCGCACCGTGGCCTCGCCGCCGCGACCCGGAAGACCCGGCACCTGGCCGCGTCCCGCCCCGGACCGGACGCGAGCGTCGCGGCCACCCTGGAGGAGGCGGCCGGCGAGGCGATCGACCGTACCGACTACCTGGCCGCCGCCGACGCGCTGCAGGCCGCGGCCGAGCGCAGCGGCACCCCGGCCGACGCGGCTCGCCGCTATGCGCGGGCCGTCTACGCCGCCTACCGCAGCGGCCACCCGGGCTGGGCCATCGAACTGCACGAGCGGGTGATGACGGCGGCCCTGGATCCGGACGCCGCCGGGGTGGCGGCGGGCGGCGCGGCGTTCGCGCTGATCCAGATGGCGCAGCCGTGGCAGGCGTTCGAGGTCGCCGTCCGGGCGCTGGACCGCGAGCCACGGGACGGGCGGGTCGTGCTGTCCCTCGTCTACGCCGCCGCCACGGCCGCGCTGTTCTCCGGCGCGCCCGCCCACCGGGCCCGGCTGCCCGAGCTGCTGGAGCGGATCGGGCGCGACGGCGGCGACCGGCCGGATCAGCCGATGATGCCGCCGCTCGACGACGTCGTCACCCGCGCGGCCATCCAGGTCGTCGCCGACCCGGCCGGATACGCCGGCGGCTGCCCGGAGCCGGCCGGCACCGGACCGTCCGGGCTGTTCCGGCTGATCGCCGCGGGGTCGATCGCGTTCCTGCTCGACGAGTCGCCCCGGGCCGCCACCGAGCTGCGCGCCGTGTGGGAGTCGAGTACCAGCTTCGACGGGCCGGGCACCACGTTCACCCCCTTCCCGTTCCTGGCGATCGCGATGATCGACGCCGGGCGCTGGTCGGAGGCCGCCGTTCTGCTGAACCAGGCCGAGCGGGCGGCCGGCGTACGGAGGATCCCGCTCTTGAAGGCCGTGATCCCCGCCCTGCGTGAGACGCTGCGCGCGCTGCGCCACGACGGGCGCCGCGTCCCGGCCGCGCGGCACGACACCATGCCGCCGGCGCCGGGTGGTGGCAGCCTCCTCGACGGCCTCCACCAGCGCGCGGCCGGGCTGATCGCGCTGGCCGGCGGCGACCACGACACCGCCTACCGGTACTTCCGGCGGATGTTCGACGAGGACGGCGAGCCCCGGCACTACCTCCTGGGACCGCGGTCGCTGCCGCAGCTCGCACTCGCCGCCGTGAAGAGCGGCCGGGAGTCGGAGGCCGCCGCGGTCCTGCGCCGCTGCCGGATCGCCGCGGGTCCGGCGCCGGGATCGCGGATGACCATGCTGCTCGCGCACGCCGCAGGGCTGCTCGGTGACTCCGAGGAGGACTTCCTGGCCGCCGTCTCCGAGCCCGAGCGGGAACTGAGCTGGCCGCTCGAATACGCCGAGGCGCAGCTGAACTACGGTCTCTGGCTGCGGAGCCGGCGGCGCTTCCGGGCCGCCCGGCCGCAGCTGCTCGCCGCCCGCGACACGTTCCTGCGGCTCGGCGCCCTGGCCCACGCCGACCAGGCCGGGCGGGGCCTGCCCGCCGGTCTGCGGCCGTCCGACGAGCCCGCCGCGCCGGCCGGGGCGTTCACCGCGCTGACCGCGCAGAAACAGGCCATCGCCCGGATGGCCGCGGCCGGCCTCAGCAACCGTGAGATCGCCGGCCGGCTCCACCTCTCGCCGCGAACCATCGGCTCCCACCTGTACCGGATCTACGCCGAGATCGGCGTCGGCAACCGGCACCAGCTGCGCGCCCTGATCGACCACGAAGGCTGACCGATGCACCTCGCCCTGTCCACCACCGCCGGCGACCACCTGATCGGCCGCGACACCGAACTCGCCCGGATCGAGCAGTTCCTCGGCGCCGACTCCGCCTGCTGCGGCACGTTCGTCATCACCGGCGGCCGCGGCTCCGGCAAGTCGGCGCTGCTCACCGCCGCGATGCGGCTCGCCGTCACCGCGCGGCGGCGGCTCCTGCGGCTGCAGGCGCCGGGTCTGGTTCCTCTTCTTCTGAGCGTACGAACGGAACTGCACGCTCTCCCGGCCACTCTCGGCGAACCCGCGCTCGCGCTGCTCGCCGGCGGCTCTCCCCGCGCCGAGGTGGTCGCCGCTGCCCTGGCCGCGATCGCCGTGCGGACACCGCTGCTGATCGTCGCCGACGACCTGCACGACCTCGCCCCGGAGGACGTCGCCGTGCTGGCCCGGCTGTCGGCCGGACCCGGCGTCGCCGTGCTGGGCGCGAGCCGCGGCCCGATCCCGTCCGTCCTGACCGGCATGCCGGTCGTCGTGCTGAACCCGCTCGGCGGGGACGACGCGGCCCGCCTCCTCACCGTGCGCCGGCCCGAGCTGACCGCCGCCGAGCGCGCCGACGTGCTGCACCGGGCCGGCGGCAATCCGGCGGCGCTGCTGGAACTCGGCATGGTGACCGAGCCGCACGGCGGACTGCTCGCCGAGTACGCCGGCGTCATCAGCGGCCTGCCCGATGCGGTCCGGGGCCGGCTGCTGCGCGGTGCGGCGCTGCGCCCCGCCCACCGGCTGTCCTCCGCCGACGTCCATGAGTGGCAGGCCGCTCAGGAGGCCGGGCTGGTGACGGTCACCGCGGACGGGGTGTCGTTCGCGCATCCGCTGGTGGCCGAGGCCGCGTACCGGTCCGCGCCCGCCTATCTCCGCCTGCGCGCCCACCGGGATCTCGTGGTGGCGCTCACCGACCAGCCGGAACAGCAGGCCCTGCAACGTGCCGCCGCCGACCCGGACGCCGGTGAGGAGACCGCTGCCGCCCTGGAGACGGCCGCCCGGATCTTCCGGGAACGCGGCGACCGGTACGCCGCCGGTGTGGCGATGCAGGAGGCCACCCTGCGGACGCCGGATCCGGAGACCGCCGCCCGCCGGCTCATCCAGGCCATCAAGGACGCCCGCGACCTGCGCAACTCCGCCTGGGTCGCGGAACTGCACGCCCGGATCTGGCATCTCACCGCCGATCCGGACCTGCTGGCCGAGGCCGCCGCGCCCGCCGCCGTCGCGATGCTCTGGGCGGGGCGGTACCACGACGCGTACGGGATCCTGCTCGCCGCTTCCCACGCCGGCCCGCTCACCAACCGCCGCCACGCCCTCGACCTGACCGTCGCGGCCGCCGTCATCGCGTGGCTGACCTGCGACGACGAACACCGGACCGCGCTCGTCCCGATGCTGCGCGCGGCCGAGCCGGTGACCGACGAGGTGGCCGCCGCGCTGGTCCGCACGTTCATCGAACCGGGGTCGCACGCCGGCCGGGAGATCTGCGCGGCGGCGAGCCTGCCCCCGGCCGGAACACCGCTGAGCCCCGCGGCCCGGTCCCGGCTCGCGCACCTGGCGATGCTGGCCTGGCTGGAGGACCACTGCCGGCTCGCCGTCGGCGCGCTGCAGCTCGCCCTCGCTCCGGACCGCGCCGAAGACCCGGCCGGCGGGCAGTCGGCGCCGACCCTCGGCATGCTGCTCGCCCGGGTCAGCGCGCTCATCGACGTGGGGGACTGGCGGCTCGCCGACGTCTACGCGGCGCCGCACCAGGCCAACGGCATGCCCGCCGTGGAACTCGGCTTCGCGTCCCTGCGCGCCCAGCTGCACGCGCTGCGCGGGGAGAACGAGCAGGCCCTGGCGCTGGCCCGGCAGACCTGGCAGCACCTCGACGTCCGCGCCGACCTGCCCGCCCACGTGCGCCTGCTGCGGGCCGCCGGGCTGGCCTCGATCGGCGACGGCGACCACGACAACGGCTACCGGTACCTGCGGTCGCTGTTCGACGTGAACGGCCGGCCGCTGCACCCGTACCTGTCGTCCCGCTGCGTCGCCGAACTCGTCGTCGCCGCCGTCCGCTGCGGCCACCACGACGAGGCCCGCGTCGTCGTCGACCGGGTACGCCGGCTCTCCGGTGACCGGCCCAGCCCGCGGATGAACGTCCTGCTGCACCTCAGCGAGGCGCTGCTGACCGGTGATGACGGCGCGGAGGAGGACTTCCGGCTGGCCGCCTACGACCCGGACGGGCCGCAGTGGCCGTACGAGCACGCGCTCGCCCACCTCCACTACGGCCTCTGGCTGCGCCGTCACCGCAGCCCGCGCGAGGCGAAGGCGGTGCTCGCGCACGCCGCGTACATCCTCACCGACCTGGGCGCGGCCGGCGCCGGCACCGCCGAACACGAGATCGTGGTCGGCGCCCAGCCGGCCCGCCGCGACGGCGCCGCCGGCGGGACCGCCCTGACCACCCAGGAACGCCAGGTCGCCGAACTGGCCGCCCGCGGCATGGTCAACCGCGCGATCGCCGAGCAGCTGTTCCTCTCCACCCGGACGGTCAGCACCCACCTCTCCCGGATCTACCGCAAGACCGGAGTACGAGGCCGCTACGAGCTGAGCGCCGCCCTCTACCCGGAGACGTGACCGCCGAGTGCGGCGAGCTGGGCGGCGGTGAGGTGGAGGTCCGCGGCGGCGAGGTTCTCCTCCAGGTGGGCGATGCTCGCCGTGCCCGGGATCGGCAGGACGACCGGGGAACGGGCCAGCAGCCAGGCGAGCGCCACCTGAGTGGCGGTGGCGCCGGTCTCGGCGGCGACCCGGGACACGGCTTCCGCCGTTCCCGAGGTTCCCGCGGCGATCGGGCGCCACGGGAGGAAGGCGATGCCGGCGCGCTCGCAGCCCTCGAGGACCGGCTCGTGCTCGCGGTCCAGCAGGTTGTAGCGGTTCTGCACGCTCGCCACCTCGGTGATCGTGCGGGCCTCGGCCAGCTGGGCGGTGGTGACCTCGGACAGTCCGATCCGGCCGATCAGGCCTTCGGTACGCAGGTCGCGCAGCGTGCCCACCTGATCGGCGAGCGGGACCTCCGGGTCGACGCGGTGCAGCTGAAGCAGCTCGATCCGGTCCACGCGCAGCCGGCGCAGCGCCTGCTCGACCTGCTCGCGCAGCACCTCGGGGCGGCCGTCGAGCCGCCACTCGCCGTCCGGGCCGGAGCGCGCCACGCCGACCTTGGTCGTGACGACCAGGTCGCCGGGGTAGGGGTGCAGGATCTCGGCGAGGAGCCGCTCGTTGGCGCCTCCGCCGTACAGGAAAGCGGTGTCGATGAGCGTGACGCCGAGCTCGACCGCGCGCCGCACCACCGCGGTGGCCTGCTCGCGTGCCGCGGGCTCGGTGGGCAGGTGCATCGCGCCGAAGCCGATCCGCGAGGCCGTCGATATCATCATCGTCACTTTATCCGCTGTTGAGCTGGTGGCGTCCTTCGATGCCCATCTTGCGGTAGGCCCTGGTCAGGTGGGTGGTCACGGTGCGCGCGGAGATCAGCAGCCGGTCGGCGATGGCCCGGTTGCTCAGGCCCTGGGCGGCCGGTTCGGCGACCCGCTCGCGTTCCCGGCCGACCGGAGAGGAGCCATCCACCCGCGGAGTCTAGGTACTCCACCTGCGGTGATGCGTCCGGCGGCCAGTCGCGTCACCGCCGGAACCGCGATGAAGCGGCCGATCGTGCAGGATCTACCCGGGAGATCTTCTGCGAAAGGGCGACACCGTGATCGAGATCGGCGGCCACACCCCTCAGTCCGACCCCGCGGCGTGGATCGCGCCCGGCGCGGTGGTCGCCGGCCGGGTCACGCTCGGACCGGACACCGGTGTCTGGTACCACGCGGTGCTGCGCGCGGACATGGACGCCATCACCGTCGGCGCGGGCACGAACCTGCAGGACGGCGTGGTCGTGCACGCCGACCCGGGCTTCCCGGCGACCATCGGCGCGGGCGTCAGCGTCGGTCACCGGGCGGTGCTGCACGGCTGCACCGTCGAGGACGACGTGCTGATCGGCATGGGCGCCATCGTCATGAACGGCGCCCGCATCGGCACGGGTTCGATCGTCGCGGCCGGCGCGCTCGTCCCCGAGGGCACCCGGGTCCCGCCCGGTTCGCTGGTTCTCGGCATGCCGGCGAAGGTCCGCCGCCCGGTCACCGACCCGGAACGCGAGTCGATCGCGGTGAACGCGCAGGCCTACGTCGAGCTGCTCAGACTGCATCGCCTAGGGCGTCCCGCAGCGCTGCCCGGCTCGTGATGCCCAGCTTCGGGAAGATCCGGTAGAGGTGGGCGCCGACGGTGCGCGGCGACAGGAACAGCCGCGCGCCGATCTGCTTGTTGCTCAGCCCGGTGGCCGCCAGCTCGGCGATGGTCCGTTCCTGCACGGTCAGCGACGCCACCCGGTCACGGTCGGCGCCGGGCAGGCCGGACCGTAGTTCGTGGGCCGCCCGGGAGGCCCAGCCGGCGGCGCCGAGCTGCTCGAAGACGGCGAGGGCGTCGGCGAGCGCGGCCCGCGCCTCGCTGATCTTCCGGTGTCGCCGTAGCCAGGTTCCCTCGGCGAGCCGGATCCGCGCCCGTTCGAACGGGAAGGCGGTCGCGGCCGGGTGCCGCACGGCGGCGGCGAACGCCTCCTCCGACGGGTCGGTCATGGCGAGCGCGCCGGCGACGAGCAGAGCCAGGCGCGGGGAGACCTGGGCGATTCCGGCGCGCTCCGCGGCGATCGCATGGGTACGGGCGGACGCGTCCCGCCCGGTGTGCAGCGCTGCTTCGACGAGATCCAGCACGGTACGCGGGGCGTGCTGCGCGTAGGTGGGGAATTCGCCGGGCCCGGTGATGCCCACCGCGTACGACCAGGCCGTCTCGTACTCGCCACCGCTCAGCGCCGCGAGCAGCCCGATGTCCTCGGCGGACTGGGTCAGGAATCCCACCCGGCGCGGTCGGGCCCACCCGTCCACCGCGGCCTGCAGTTCGGCGGCGCGGGCCGTCTCGCCCCGGCCGGCCGCGACCAGGCCGAGGAACGCCCGGAACTGGTGGCCGAACAGGTCGTACCCGTGTTCGGCGGTGAGCGCGAGTCCCCGCTCGCCGGTCCGGATCGCGTCGTCCCACCGGCCCGCGGTGATCGCGTCGACCATCACCAGCTGCAGGACCGTCATCAGCGTGGTGGCCGCCCCGGTCTCCCGTTCGCGGTCCGCCATCCGTGCCAGGTAGGGCCGGAAGTCGGCGAGCGCGTCGACGTAGTACGCGGCCACCCCGAGGCGCATCACGTCCCACGGTTCGGCCGCGTCGGCGGCGGCCACCGCCTCCCGCAGTTTCGCGCCGGCGCCGGCGCCCCGGCGTACGACGTCACTCCACACGTCCCGGCGCAGCAGCAGTTCGGCCGGCAGCCGGTCCCGCAGCCCGTCGACGAGCGCGTCGGTGATCCGCCAGGCGGCCGGGTCGGCGGCGAACTGGCTGATCGCGAGGAGCAGGTTCACCAGCCGGGTCAGCATCACGTCGTCGACCTCGGCGTGGCGGGCCCGGATCACGTCGGCGACGGTGCCGTGCATCCCGACGTCGCCGTGCCGGTAGAGGGCCACGTAGGCGGCGGTGAGCACGGCGTCCGGCGAGGACACCCGGGCACCGGCCCGGTCGGCGGCCGCCACCAGGATCTCGGCG comes from the Actinoplanes sp. OR16 genome and includes:
- a CDS encoding bifunctional glycosyltransferase family 2 protein/CDP-glycerol:glycerophosphate glycerophosphotransferase, which gives rise to MPFVSVVVPVHGVQGYLRRCLESLLDQSFTDVQVVAVNDCSPDASASILAEYAARDPRLTVVTLEDNVGQGPARNIGLQHATGEYVWFLDADDWIDDGALAAVADRLRRTDPDVLLVDWVRESWTGKTRTSTAGKVYRAAPEVFTLHGWTPIISVLHVAWNKIVRRELLDRLAFHFDPGWYEDLPYTYGALAAAERISVLDRVCVHYRQRRVGAATRTLGDGHFAIFPAWNRTHEMVADLSPEPDVVRPVLFQQMVWHFLKVLANRNRVQGSARREFFKQMRDTYQRFLPAGGYPAPGGIEGVKHRLVGSGRYRTFELLKAVNRWRTLARRKVRRTRQNLRTGREQLHRLYYRWQLRLPVDETLVLYSAYWHRGYACNPAAVYEKAAELAPGLRGVWAVKPDRVAALPPGVDYVVSGTRAYYRALARAKYLVNNVNWPDWATKRPDSVHLMTHHGTPLKVMGLDQVQYPGGVKDPDFPAQMRRADRWDFSIAANTFTTERWASAYPCKHETIETGYPRNDRLAVATAQDTAEVRERLGIPAGATVVLYAPTHREWNSESKMLLDVEDFARHLGPNHVILVRAHYFYVKAAHGDTSAGQVRDVSAYPVVEDLYLAADVLITDYSSLMFDYAVLDKPIVVFAPDWEAYRTVRGTYFDLVEEPPGAFAASYPDLLDLFRTGAYSDSLAAKAREKFRQRFCHLDDGGAAERVVRKVFASSVRALPDREEEEEAAVTR
- a CDS encoding LuxR family transcriptional regulator, whose product is MTDRSLIGRERELADVIAVVDAAAQRPASMLIHGDAGIGKSALLAAASSAARRRGHRTVSLRAGVLRPFALAGDLMEVPAGARCGPALVGALLRTLDEMSRDQPVTITADDVHLADAESLRLLAHVATHGSTERFALLLTARGHRLRAGTATGVPRYPLNPLTEDAAARLLDALSRPDRGRPDTAGGLHVPARLRLDVLRRARGNPLALRLFADDAGVLPDEFPDLVRSLPAETRWLLLHAALADDGEQIGTLTAAAGGSRDLRGWAPAERAGLVVVREGLVHFRDPLVRAACVTGRGPHDVVRAHRGLAAATRKTRHLAASRPGPDASVAATLEEAAGEAIDRTDYLAAADALQAAAERSGTPADAARRYARAVYAAYRSGHPGWAIELHERVMTAALDPDAAGVAAGGAAFALIQMAQPWQAFEVAVRALDREPRDGRVVLSLVYAAATAALFSGAPAHRARLPELLERIGRDGGDRPDQPMMPPLDDVVTRAAIQVVADPAGYAGGCPEPAGTGPSGLFRLIAAGSIAFLLDESPRAATELRAVWESSTSFDGPGTTFTPFPFLAIAMIDAGRWSEAAVLLNQAERAAGVRRIPLLKAVIPALRETLRALRHDGRRVPAARHDTMPPAPGGGSLLDGLHQRAAGLIALAGGDHDTAYRYFRRMFDEDGEPRHYLLGPRSLPQLALAAVKSGRESEAAAVLRRCRIAAGPAPGSRMTMLLAHAAGLLGDSEEDFLAAVSEPERELSWPLEYAEAQLNYGLWLRSRRRFRAARPQLLAARDTFLRLGALAHADQAGRGLPAGLRPSDEPAAPAGAFTALTAQKQAIARMAAAGLSNREIAGRLHLSPRTIGSHLYRIYAEIGVGNRHQLRALIDHEG
- a CDS encoding LuxR family transcriptional regulator, which translates into the protein MHLALSTTAGDHLIGRDTELARIEQFLGADSACCGTFVITGGRGSGKSALLTAAMRLAVTARRRLLRLQAPGLVPLLLSVRTELHALPATLGEPALALLAGGSPRAEVVAAALAAIAVRTPLLIVADDLHDLAPEDVAVLARLSAGPGVAVLGASRGPIPSVLTGMPVVVLNPLGGDDAARLLTVRRPELTAAERADVLHRAGGNPAALLELGMVTEPHGGLLAEYAGVISGLPDAVRGRLLRGAALRPAHRLSSADVHEWQAAQEAGLVTVTADGVSFAHPLVAEAAYRSAPAYLRLRAHRDLVVALTDQPEQQALQRAAADPDAGEETAAALETAARIFRERGDRYAAGVAMQEATLRTPDPETAARRLIQAIKDARDLRNSAWVAELHARIWHLTADPDLLAEAAAPAAVAMLWAGRYHDAYGILLAASHAGPLTNRRHALDLTVAAAVIAWLTCDDEHRTALVPMLRAAEPVTDEVAAALVRTFIEPGSHAGREICAAASLPPAGTPLSPAARSRLAHLAMLAWLEDHCRLAVGALQLALAPDRAEDPAGGQSAPTLGMLLARVSALIDVGDWRLADVYAAPHQANGMPAVELGFASLRAQLHALRGENEQALALARQTWQHLDVRADLPAHVRLLRAAGLASIGDGDHDNGYRYLRSLFDVNGRPLHPYLSSRCVAELVVAAVRCGHHDEARVVVDRVRRLSGDRPSPRMNVLLHLSEALLTGDDGAEEDFRLAAYDPDGPQWPYEHALAHLHYGLWLRRHRSPREAKAVLAHAAYILTDLGAAGAGTAEHEIVVGAQPARRDGAAGGTALTTQERQVAELAARGMVNRAIAEQLFLSTRTVSTHLSRIYRKTGVRGRYELSAALYPET
- a CDS encoding aldo/keto reductase, with translation MMISTASRIGFGAMHLPTEPAAREQATAVVRRAVELGVTLIDTAFLYGGGANERLLAEILHPYPGDLVVTTKVGVARSGPDGEWRLDGRPEVLREQVEQALRRLRVDRIELLQLHRVDPEVPLADQVGTLRDLRTEGLIGRIGLSEVTTAQLAEARTITEVASVQNRYNLLDREHEPVLEGCERAGIAFLPWRPIAAGTSGTAEAVSRVAAETGATATQVALAWLLARSPVVLPIPGTASIAHLEENLAAADLHLTAAQLAALGGHVSG
- a CDS encoding response regulator transcription factor; protein product: MDGSSPVGRERERVAEPAAQGLSNRAIADRLLISARTVTTHLTRAYRKMGIEGRHQLNSG
- a CDS encoding gamma carbonic anhydrase family protein translates to MIEIGGHTPQSDPAAWIAPGAVVAGRVTLGPDTGVWYHAVLRADMDAITVGAGTNLQDGVVVHADPGFPATIGAGVSVGHRAVLHGCTVEDDVLIGMGAIVMNGARIGTGSIVAAGALVPEGTRVPPGSLVLGMPAKVRRPVTDPERESIAVNAQAYVELLRLHRLGRPAALPGS
- a CDS encoding AAA family ATPase encodes the protein MTDGLVGRSRELAELIASLTAEPARPLLLRGAAGGGKTALLEEFAAQAADTGFRVLRATGVEAERALAHSGLHQLLHPLLSLTGGMDSGHRAALDAVLGGVPERAPSVMALGVAVLDLLALAAAGRPVLLIVDDGQWFDVPSAQVCAFAARRIGDLPVRFVAAVRDPEPSGFDDAGLDELAVPPLTPQDAATLLDRRFPALSPAVRDFTLRQADGNPLVLVELPPGLDGRDLTGDGHLPLPRRLERLFAGRIRALPETERAELLRLALDGAGRQRSYGTQYVPRDIVTARRTGLIETETGRFAFRHPLVASAVVQLASPNELRAAHTALARLHEADVERRAVHLAAATVDPDPDVAAALEEAAGNAVRRGGATTAVQWLTRAAELSPRPRDRARLLADAAYVAGQAGLLERAEILVAAADRAGARVSSPDAVLTAAYVALYRHGDVGMHGTVADVIRARHAEVDDVMLTRLVNLLLAISQFAADPAAWRITDALVDGLRDRLPAELLLRRDVWSDVVRRGAGAGAKLREAVAAADAAEPWDVMRLGVAAYYVDALADFRPYLARMADRERETGAATTLMTVLQLVMVDAITAGRWDDAIRTGERGLALTAEHGYDLFGHQFRAFLGLVAAGRGETARAAELQAAVDGWARPRRVGFLTQSAEDIGLLAALSGGEYETAWSYAVGITGPGEFPTYAQHAPRTVLDLVEAALHTGRDASARTHAIAAERAGIAQVSPRLALLVAGALAMTDPSEEAFAAAVRHPAATAFPFERARIRLAEGTWLRRHRKISEARAALADALAVFEQLGAAGWASRAAHELRSGLPGADRDRVASLTVQERTIAELAATGLSNKQIGARLFLSPRTVGAHLYRIFPKLGITSRAALRDALGDAV